The Streptomyces phaeolivaceus genome has a window encoding:
- a CDS encoding glycosyltransferase yields the protein MNSGSHESTAPGKLGDPAARGAEVPEPGAVTIVVPTFNESANVRELLHRITETVPGRLPCEVVFVDDSTDDTPEVIDKAAQDCPFPVTVLHRDEPVGGLGGAVVEGIKAATSDWIVVMDGDLQHPPSLVPDLVATGERSAAGLVVASRYIKGGSRAGLAGSYRVAVSRGATWLTKSLFPRRLHGISDPMSGFFAIRRSAVTAEILQPLGYKILLELAVRSRPRRVTEVPFVFQDRYAGESKSTAQEGLRFLRHLVGLRTASPLARMMVFGLIGVTGFLPNLAGLYALTSAGMHYVPAEILANQLGVLWNFFLIEHLCFRERRQYRKGWDRVGRFALLANADLVLRIPLIALFVGEFGMGALPATALALVTTFVLRFVGTEALVYLPRTKSRRGERGAEKGEARKAAEQAAEPARRAA from the coding sequence ATGAACAGCGGAAGTCATGAGTCCACCGCGCCCGGGAAACTCGGCGATCCGGCCGCGCGCGGGGCGGAGGTCCCGGAACCCGGGGCCGTCACCATCGTCGTACCGACCTTCAACGAGTCCGCCAACGTACGGGAGTTGCTGCACCGGATCACCGAGACCGTCCCCGGGCGGCTGCCCTGCGAGGTCGTCTTCGTGGACGACTCCACCGACGACACCCCCGAGGTGATCGACAAGGCCGCGCAGGACTGCCCGTTCCCGGTGACCGTGCTGCACCGCGACGAACCCGTCGGCGGACTCGGCGGCGCGGTGGTCGAGGGCATCAAGGCCGCCACCTCCGACTGGATCGTCGTCATGGACGGCGACCTCCAGCACCCGCCGTCCCTCGTACCGGACCTGGTGGCGACCGGGGAGCGGTCGGCGGCGGGTCTGGTGGTCGCCTCCCGCTACATCAAGGGCGGCAGCCGCGCCGGACTCGCGGGCAGCTACCGGGTCGCCGTCTCACGCGGCGCGACCTGGCTCACCAAGTCCCTCTTCCCACGCCGGCTGCACGGCATCAGCGACCCGATGAGCGGCTTCTTCGCGATCCGCCGCAGCGCGGTCACCGCCGAGATCCTCCAGCCGCTCGGCTACAAGATCCTCCTCGAACTCGCCGTGCGCAGCCGCCCCCGGCGGGTCACGGAGGTGCCCTTCGTCTTCCAGGACCGGTACGCCGGCGAGTCCAAGTCGACCGCGCAGGAGGGCCTCAGGTTCCTGCGCCACCTCGTCGGACTGCGCACCGCGTCACCGCTGGCCCGCATGATGGTCTTCGGGCTGATCGGTGTCACCGGCTTCCTGCCGAACCTCGCGGGCCTGTACGCCCTCACCTCGGCCGGGATGCACTACGTCCCCGCCGAGATCCTCGCCAACCAGCTCGGGGTGCTCTGGAACTTCTTCCTCATCGAGCACCTCTGCTTCCGCGAGCGGCGCCAGTACCGCAAGGGTTGGGACCGCGTCGGCCGGTTCGCGTTGCTCGCCAACGCCGACCTGGTGCTGCGTATCCCGCTGATCGCCCTGTTCGTGGGCGAGTTCGGGATGGGCGCGCTGCCCGCGACCGCGCTCGCCCTGGTGACGACGTTCGTCCTGCGCTTCGTCGGGACCGAGGCGCTCGTCTATCTGCCCCGCACCAAGTCCCGCCGCGGGGAGCGCGGCGCGGAGAAGGGCGAGGCGAGGAAGGCAGCCGAGCAGGCAGCCGAACCGGCAAGGAGAGCCGCGTGA
- a CDS encoding class I SAM-dependent methyltransferase, with the protein MTSPEVVPEIVRFYTETIDESDRLSTTADGHLELIRTQELLRRHLPPPPARILDVGGGPGAHARWLVADGYEVHVIDPIPRHLPQAERVGATAELGDARHLTAPDASYDVVLLLGPLYHLPDRTDRDRALAEAHRVLNPGGLLAAAGINRYASLFEHTAFAHLHKEPLRDSITNILATQIHDGKRAFTKAYFHSGAQLLEEAVTAGFATTQVYGVEGPAWSLLAATERHTGESLADSPLFESVLTAARLAEPHPELLAASSHLLVVGHRAVYPATCHTDVNGSSSWRAGHH; encoded by the coding sequence ATGACAAGCCCTGAGGTAGTGCCGGAGATCGTGAGGTTCTACACGGAGACGATCGACGAGTCCGACCGGCTGTCCACGACGGCGGACGGACACCTGGAACTGATCCGCACCCAGGAGTTGCTACGCCGCCATCTGCCGCCCCCGCCCGCCCGCATCCTCGACGTCGGCGGCGGCCCCGGCGCGCACGCCCGCTGGCTGGTGGCCGACGGCTACGAAGTCCACGTCATCGACCCGATCCCCCGTCACTTGCCCCAGGCCGAACGGGTGGGTGCCACAGCGGAGTTGGGTGACGCTCGCCACCTCACAGCCCCGGACGCCTCGTACGACGTCGTCCTCCTCCTCGGCCCCCTGTACCACCTCCCCGACCGCACCGACCGCGACCGGGCCCTCGCCGAAGCCCACCGCGTCCTCAATCCGGGAGGCCTCCTCGCAGCGGCCGGCATCAACCGCTACGCCTCCCTCTTCGAACACACCGCCTTCGCCCACCTCCACAAGGAGCCCCTGCGCGACAGCATCACCAACATCCTCGCCACCCAGATCCACGACGGCAAAAGGGCATTCACGAAGGCGTACTTCCACAGCGGCGCCCAACTGCTCGAAGAGGCGGTCACTGCCGGGTTCGCCACCACCCAGGTCTACGGTGTCGAGGGACCGGCTTGGTCTCTCCTGGCCGCCACCGAACGTCACACTGGTGAGTCCCTTGCCGACTCCCCTTTGTTCGAGTCGGTCCTGACGGCAGCGCGGCTGGCGGAGCCGCACCCGGAGCTACTGGCAGCGAGTTCCCATCTGTTGGTGGTCGGCCATCGGGCTGTGTATCCAGCGACCTGCCACACAGACGTGAATGGGAGCTCGTCGTGGCGAGCGGGGCATCATTGA
- the trhA gene encoding PAQR family membrane homeostasis protein TrhA, with protein sequence MTAPVPDAHTETPADGRDSDTRSLPHQIAHQITDEIHQITDEIKPKLRGWLHLGMFPAVLVAGLVLTALADSTRGRIACGIFALTACLLFGVSALYHRGTWTPRMDGILRRLDHANIFLIIAGSYTPLTMLLLPGAKGQWLLWGIWGAAVAGIAFRVFWVGAPRWLYTPCYIAMGWAAVFFLPDFMRTGGIAVLVLVIVGGLLYSVGGVIYGLKRPDPSPRWFGFHEVFHSFTLAAFVVHYVGISMVAYQHA encoded by the coding sequence ATGACAGCGCCCGTCCCCGATGCACACACGGAGACGCCGGCCGACGGCCGCGATTCCGACACGCGATCCCTGCCTCATCAGATCGCCCACCAGATCACCGATGAGATCCACCAGATCACTGACGAGATCAAGCCCAAACTCCGGGGCTGGCTGCATCTCGGCATGTTCCCGGCCGTTCTCGTGGCCGGCCTGGTGCTCACCGCCCTCGCGGACTCCACCCGCGGACGTATCGCCTGCGGGATCTTCGCCCTCACGGCCTGCCTGCTGTTCGGTGTGAGCGCGCTGTACCACCGGGGCACCTGGACGCCGCGCATGGACGGCATCCTGCGCCGACTGGATCACGCCAATATCTTCCTGATCATCGCGGGCTCCTACACCCCGCTCACCATGCTGCTCCTGCCGGGCGCCAAGGGTCAGTGGCTGCTCTGGGGCATCTGGGGAGCGGCGGTCGCCGGTATCGCCTTCCGGGTCTTCTGGGTCGGCGCGCCGCGCTGGCTCTACACCCCCTGCTACATCGCGATGGGCTGGGCGGCCGTCTTCTTCCTGCCCGACTTCATGCGCACCGGCGGCATCGCCGTCCTCGTCCTGGTGATCGTCGGCGGTCTCCTCTACAGCGTCGGCGGCGTCATCTACGGCCTCAAGCGCCCCGATCCGTCACCGCGCTGGTTCGGCTTCCACGAGGTCTTCCACTCCTTCACCCTCGCCGCGTTCGTCGTGCACTACGTGGGGATCTCGATGGTGGCGTACCAGCACGCGTAA
- a CDS encoding Mut7-C RNAse domain-containing protein, producing MKPVEIHIEVAPELALFVPHTRRGRTTPLATDGVSTLGHVVESLGVPLTEVGALLVDGREVRVSHIPTNGESVTVRPMPRPQHIPGAPLRFLLDVHLGTLARRLRLLGVDAAYESTDLGDPALATLSATEQRVMLSRDRGLLRRRELWAGAYIYSTHPSEQLRDVLARFAPALHPWTRCTACNGPLRPATKEEVADRLEGGTERSYDVFAQCGDCGRAYWKGAHHEQLEAIVREALRMRTR from the coding sequence GTGAAACCCGTCGAGATCCACATCGAAGTCGCCCCCGAACTGGCCCTGTTCGTCCCCCACACCCGCCGAGGCCGCACGACCCCCCTGGCCACGGACGGCGTCTCGACACTGGGCCACGTCGTGGAGTCCCTGGGCGTCCCTCTGACGGAGGTGGGCGCGCTGCTGGTGGACGGCCGCGAGGTCCGGGTCTCTCACATCCCGACGAACGGCGAGTCGGTGACCGTACGTCCGATGCCCCGCCCCCAACACATCCCCGGCGCCCCTCTCCGCTTCCTCCTCGACGTCCACCTGGGCACCCTGGCCCGCCGCCTACGCCTCCTGGGCGTCGACGCGGCCTACGAGTCCACCGACCTCGGCGACCCGGCCCTGGCAACGCTCTCCGCCACCGAACAACGGGTAATGCTCAGCCGCGACCGAGGCCTGCTGCGCCGACGGGAACTGTGGGCGGGCGCCTACATCTACAGCACACACCCATCGGAACAACTCCGAGACGTCCTCGCCCGATTCGCCCCCGCCCTCCACCCCTGGACCCGCTGCACCGCCTGCAACGGCCCCCTCAGGCCGGCGACGAAGGAAGAGGTCGCGGACCGCTTGGAGGGCGGGACGGAGCGGTCGTACGACGTGTTCGCACAGTGCGGCGACTGCGGCCGGGCGTACTGGAAAGGCGCCCACCACGAACAGCTGGAGGCGATCGTGCGGGAGGCGCTGAGAATGCGTACGAGGTGA
- a CDS encoding galactose oxidase-like domain-containing protein: protein MKNHLINRLTVWAGPRPRPGASLGARPRPRVRRRTALLAVGALASGLLLVSPQPASAANLIQNPGFETAGGDDMPYCWEKSGWGDNDFTFTTTSDAHTGSKAMKVELTRRVSGDRKALITESAACAPSVAVGKQYDLSLWYKSTTPDTSVTVFRHDTTAGWQYWTDLKTLEMAGSWTEATVRTPEIPAGTDRITWGASVYGTGSLTTDDYTMDVVADPVPEPDCTGTADECLNGRWDVLPTQNPVRSMHSVVLNNGKVLLIAGSGNSEQMFEAGTFTSAVYDPVNGTYKQIPTPDDMFCAGHVQLDDGRVLVMSGNKAYPAADGSHGYEGYKDSYIFDPVTETYGKTNDMNDGHWYPSATILGNGDVISFGGLREDSTGSVTAELWSDAEQRWQPLWKVNQTWSYWGLYPSMILMQDGRLFYSGSHVFGNNIPGTGSAIYDYDANTVTQIPGLQNKDQRDQSASVLLPPAQDQKVLTIGGGNIESNPEANRLTDVIDLKAANPAYVAGPPIPQGTVDLGNGKVAQTGNQGKMYVSAVLLPDGKVLETGGALHNRADPVYETSLYDPATNTFDPVATDPEERGYHSSAFLLPDGRVMTTGDNPGNGSWNHDVSIYTPPYLLKGARPDITSVIDKEWVYGDTQRITVDRPIAKAELIRPAAVTHSSDPNQRFVDLPLSVDGNNVDLNVTSNPNLAPPGWYMLFAVDANGIPSVAEWVHLQGPSALAEASGEAPSAHVHEFAESPKGKTTGPAKKTKSKKVSPTISGCDRHYGTANVCVPTAFPAEVKNTTAARCEWLKENDYGRLKVNGKDDPLKLDRDRDGVACGKGDVRRG from the coding sequence GTGAAGAACCACCTGATCAACCGCCTGACGGTCTGGGCAGGCCCCAGACCGAGACCCGGAGCGAGCCTCGGAGCGAGACCGAGACCGAGGGTCAGGCGCAGAACCGCCCTGCTGGCGGTCGGAGCCCTCGCCTCCGGCCTCCTCCTGGTCTCACCCCAGCCCGCGTCCGCCGCCAACCTCATCCAGAACCCCGGCTTCGAGACGGCCGGCGGTGACGACATGCCGTACTGCTGGGAGAAGTCGGGCTGGGGCGACAACGACTTCACCTTCACCACCACGTCCGACGCCCACACCGGCTCCAAGGCCATGAAGGTCGAGCTGACCCGCCGGGTCTCCGGCGACCGCAAGGCCCTGATCACCGAGTCGGCGGCCTGCGCGCCGTCGGTCGCGGTGGGCAAGCAGTACGACCTGTCCCTCTGGTACAAGTCGACGACCCCGGACACGTCCGTCACTGTCTTCCGGCACGACACCACGGCGGGCTGGCAGTACTGGACCGACCTCAAGACGCTGGAGATGGCCGGGAGTTGGACCGAGGCGACGGTCCGCACCCCCGAGATCCCGGCGGGCACCGACCGGATCACCTGGGGCGCCTCCGTCTACGGCACCGGCTCCCTCACCACCGACGACTACACGATGGACGTGGTCGCCGATCCCGTCCCCGAACCCGACTGCACGGGCACGGCGGACGAGTGCCTGAACGGCCGCTGGGACGTGCTGCCCACCCAGAACCCCGTCCGCTCCATGCACTCCGTCGTCCTCAACAACGGCAAGGTGCTGCTGATCGCCGGCTCCGGCAACAGCGAGCAGATGTTCGAGGCGGGCACGTTCACCTCGGCCGTGTACGACCCGGTGAACGGCACGTACAAGCAGATCCCCACGCCGGACGACATGTTCTGCGCGGGCCATGTCCAGCTGGACGACGGCCGGGTCCTCGTCATGAGCGGCAACAAGGCGTACCCGGCGGCCGACGGCTCGCACGGCTACGAGGGCTACAAGGACTCGTACATCTTCGACCCGGTGACCGAGACGTACGGCAAGACCAACGACATGAACGACGGCCACTGGTACCCGTCGGCGACGATCCTCGGCAACGGTGACGTCATCTCGTTCGGCGGTCTGCGCGAGGACTCCACGGGTTCGGTGACGGCCGAGCTGTGGTCGGACGCCGAGCAGCGGTGGCAGCCGCTGTGGAAGGTCAACCAGACCTGGTCGTACTGGGGTCTGTACCCGTCGATGATCCTGATGCAGGACGGCCGCCTCTTCTACTCCGGCAGCCATGTCTTCGGCAACAACATCCCCGGCACGGGTTCGGCTATCTACGACTACGACGCCAACACGGTCACGCAGATCCCGGGCCTGCAGAACAAGGACCAGCGCGACCAGTCCGCGAGCGTGCTGCTGCCGCCCGCCCAGGACCAGAAGGTCCTGACGATCGGCGGCGGCAACATCGAGTCCAACCCCGAGGCGAACCGCCTCACCGACGTCATCGACCTCAAGGCCGCGAACCCGGCGTACGTCGCCGGCCCGCCGATCCCGCAGGGCACGGTGGACCTGGGCAACGGGAAGGTCGCCCAGACCGGGAACCAGGGCAAGATGTACGTCTCCGCGGTGCTGCTGCCCGACGGCAAGGTCCTGGAGACCGGCGGCGCCCTGCACAACCGCGCCGACCCGGTGTACGAGACGTCGCTCTACGACCCGGCGACGAACACGTTCGACCCGGTGGCGACGGACCCGGAGGAGCGCGGCTACCACTCCTCGGCGTTCCTGCTCCCCGACGGCCGTGTCATGACCACGGGCGACAACCCGGGCAACGGCTCCTGGAACCACGACGTGTCGATCTACACCCCGCCGTATCTGCTGAAGGGCGCGCGTCCTGACATCACCTCGGTGATCGACAAGGAGTGGGTGTACGGCGACACGCAACGCATCACGGTGGACCGCCCGATCGCGAAGGCGGAACTGATCCGCCCCGCGGCCGTGACCCACTCCTCCGACCCCAACCAGCGCTTCGTGGACCTGCCGTTGTCGGTCGACGGCAACAACGTCGACCTGAATGTGACGAGCAACCCCAACCTGGCCCCGCCCGGCTGGTACATGCTCTTCGCGGTCGACGCCAACGGCATCCCGTCGGTGGCGGAATGGGTCCACCTCCAGGGCCCCTCCGCCCTCGCCGAAGCCTCCGGCGAGGCCCCCTCGGCCCACGTCCACGAGTTCGCCGAGTCCCCGAAGGGCAAGACCACGGGCCCGGCGAAGAAGACCAAGTCGAAGAAGGTCAGCCCGACGATCTCCGGCTGCGACCGCCACTACGGCACGGCCAACGTCTGCGTCCCGACGGCCTTCCCGGCGGAGGTCAAGAACACGACCGCTGCCCGCTGCGAGTGGCTGAAGGAGAACGACTACGGCCGCCTGAAGGTCAACGGCAAGGACGACCCGCTGAAGCTGGACCGGGACCGCGATGGTGTGGCTTGCGGGAAAGGGGATGTGAGGCGCGGCTGA
- a CDS encoding DHA2 family efflux MFS transporter permease subunit, producing MDTVTSTAVDPSQARPDPRRWWALGALVASMLTLGFDMTILNVALPTMAGELGATTGEQQWMADAYIVVFAALMLPAGLLGDRFGRRLMLIVGLGIFLAGSVVGALAGDVNAVVAARAVMGIGAALVTPLALSVLPSLFTPAERTKAVGIVSAGSMLGLPLGPIIGGWLLNHYWWGSVFLINVPMAALGIAACVFLLPETRDPASPRVDAVSTALTAAGLGSLIYAIIEAPTRGWADPLVLAMFAAAGVLITALVLRERRSARPMLDMGLLAQRGFLFNTLAATLVMFVLSGLLFVLPPYLQAVLGHDALGTGVRLLPLMGGLLVGARTAQPLVARLGARSVVSAGLVVLAFAALLGSRTTVDSGYGFTALWLSLAGAGFGLAIVPAMSDALGTLPTDRAGSGSGLLMTLRQVGSAIGIALLGSLLAGVLRDRLDVTGLPKAAADTAGDSVVAAHLIAERTGADALLTSANSSYVHGMGVVLLVCGGASLVAALLAAAFLPSAPTDGDTGGEGGAGSGRSTGPDLATSPADARQ from the coding sequence ATGGACACTGTCACTAGTACTGCTGTCGACCCTTCACAGGCCCGGCCCGACCCCCGCCGCTGGTGGGCCCTCGGCGCCCTCGTCGCGAGCATGCTGACGCTCGGCTTCGACATGACGATCCTCAACGTGGCGCTGCCGACCATGGCCGGGGAACTGGGCGCCACCACCGGTGAGCAGCAGTGGATGGCGGACGCGTACATCGTCGTCTTCGCGGCGCTGATGCTCCCGGCCGGACTGCTCGGCGACCGCTTCGGCAGGCGGCTGATGCTGATCGTCGGGCTGGGGATCTTCCTGGCCGGCTCGGTCGTGGGCGCGCTGGCCGGGGACGTGAACGCGGTGGTCGCGGCCCGCGCCGTCATGGGGATAGGCGCCGCGCTGGTCACCCCTCTGGCCCTCTCCGTCCTGCCCTCGCTCTTCACCCCGGCCGAGCGCACCAAGGCGGTCGGCATCGTCTCGGCGGGCTCCATGCTGGGCCTGCCGCTCGGCCCGATCATCGGCGGCTGGCTCCTCAACCACTACTGGTGGGGCTCGGTGTTCCTGATCAACGTGCCGATGGCGGCCCTCGGCATCGCCGCCTGCGTCTTCCTCCTCCCCGAGACCCGCGACCCCGCCTCCCCCCGCGTCGACGCCGTCTCCACCGCGCTCACCGCGGCGGGCCTCGGCTCCCTCATCTACGCGATCATCGAGGCGCCCACCCGAGGCTGGGCCGACCCGCTGGTCCTGGCCATGTTCGCGGCGGCCGGTGTACTCATCACCGCGCTGGTGCTCCGCGAACGACGGTCCGCGCGTCCCATGCTCGACATGGGCCTGCTGGCCCAGCGCGGCTTCCTCTTCAACACCCTCGCCGCGACCCTCGTCATGTTCGTCCTGTCCGGCCTGCTCTTCGTCCTGCCGCCCTACCTCCAGGCCGTCCTCGGCCACGACGCCCTGGGCACAGGCGTACGACTCCTGCCGCTGATGGGCGGCCTGCTGGTCGGCGCGCGGACCGCGCAGCCACTCGTCGCACGGCTCGGCGCCCGGTCGGTGGTGAGCGCGGGCCTGGTGGTGCTGGCCTTCGCCGCGCTCCTCGGCAGCCGTACGACGGTCGACTCCGGCTACGGCTTCACGGCGCTGTGGCTGTCGCTGGCCGGGGCCGGGTTCGGGCTGGCGATCGTGCCCGCGATGTCCGACGCGCTGGGCACCCTGCCCACGGACCGGGCCGGCAGCGGCTCGGGGCTGCTGATGACGCTGCGCCAGGTGGGCAGCGCGATCGGCATCGCCCTGCTCGGCAGCCTGCTCGCGGGCGTGCTCCGGGACCGCCTCGACGTCACCGGCCTGCCGAAGGCGGCGGCCGACACCGCCGGGGACTCGGTGGTGGCGGCACACCTGATCGCCGAACGCACGGGCGCGGACGCCCTCCTCACCTCCGCGAACTCCTCGTACGTCCACGGCATGGGCGTGGTCCTGCTGGTCTGCGGCGGCGCGTCCCTGGTGGCGGCACTACTGGCGGCGGCGTTCCTGCCGAGCGCGCCGACGGACGGGGACACGGGTGGCGAGGGCGGCGCCGGAAGCGGGCGGAGCACGGGCCCTGACCTGGCCACCTCCCCGGCCGATGCCCGACAATGA
- a CDS encoding TetR/AcrR family transcriptional regulator → MTAAHPTTPTNSSPSPSPSPSSSPSSSPSSSPSSSPSPLGLRERKKIKTREAIRAATYALVREQGYDATTIEQIADRAEVSPSTVFRYFPTKEDIVLTDEYDPILLEELRSRPADEPWPDSIRHVMREAVRTGVEEDMEVARLRTHLMVQVPAVRSRMMESMSVTGRMLCTAIAERTGRDPDSLEVRVWAMSLMGGLMETSLYWAENDHRDDLTTLVDRTLTTLQQGLTPENP, encoded by the coding sequence ATGACGGCCGCACACCCCACCACCCCCACCAACTCTTCCCCCTCCCCCTCCCCCTCCCCCTCTTCCTCCCCCTCTTCCTCCCCCTCTTCCTCCCCCTCTTCCTCCCCCTCTCCGCTGGGACTGCGGGAGCGGAAGAAGATCAAGACGCGCGAGGCGATCCGCGCCGCGACCTACGCGCTGGTCCGGGAGCAGGGCTACGACGCCACGACGATCGAGCAGATCGCCGACCGGGCGGAGGTGTCCCCGTCGACCGTCTTCCGCTACTTCCCGACCAAGGAGGACATCGTCCTCACCGACGAGTACGACCCGATCCTCCTGGAGGAACTGCGGTCCCGCCCGGCGGACGAACCCTGGCCGGACAGCATCCGCCACGTCATGCGCGAGGCCGTCCGCACGGGCGTCGAGGAGGACATGGAGGTGGCCCGCCTGCGGACCCATCTGATGGTCCAGGTCCCGGCCGTCCGCTCCCGCATGATGGAGAGCATGTCGGTCACCGGCCGCATGCTCTGCACGGCGATCGCCGAACGCACCGGCCGCGACCCGGACAGCCTGGAGGTCCGGGTCTGGGCGATGTCCCTGATGGGCGGCCTGATGGAGACATCCCTGTACTGGGCGGAGAACGACCACCGCGACGACCTGACCACCCTCGTCGACCGCACCCTGACCACCCTCCAACAGGGCCTCACCCCGGAAAACCCCTGA
- a CDS encoding GntR family transcriptional regulator: MPQLKYEQIAEDLRTRIANGEFDPGDLLPSGRDLAEQWGVSRATVVKAYDVLRNDGLVSARQGAGFVVAETPVARPAGGRRADSTRVTGGAPYRRVGVPDRTVPPPHVAAALELESGEEALRRIRLVLLDDGSPHTLVTAWFPAAIADAAPRLALKGPIAEGTTHYVRRETGRIPVEGTDTTTVRLADSDEARLLEVEQPAAVAVVLHVAFDQDHRPLVCEEGVTASHVFEQVDNYPMR; the protein is encoded by the coding sequence ATGCCGCAGCTGAAGTACGAGCAGATCGCCGAGGATCTACGCACTCGGATCGCGAACGGCGAGTTCGACCCCGGGGACTTGCTTCCGTCCGGCCGTGATCTGGCCGAGCAGTGGGGCGTGTCCAGAGCCACCGTCGTCAAGGCGTACGACGTTCTGCGCAACGACGGTCTTGTCAGTGCTCGGCAGGGTGCTGGGTTCGTCGTCGCCGAGACCCCCGTCGCCCGGCCCGCCGGTGGCCGCCGGGCCGACTCCACCCGAGTCACAGGTGGCGCCCCGTACCGGCGCGTCGGTGTCCCCGACCGTACGGTGCCGCCGCCCCACGTCGCGGCTGCGCTGGAATTGGAGTCGGGCGAGGAAGCGCTGCGGAGAATCCGGCTCGTGTTGCTCGACGACGGCTCCCCTCACACGCTCGTGACTGCCTGGTTTCCGGCAGCCATTGCCGACGCCGCCCCGCGTCTGGCTCTGAAGGGGCCCATCGCCGAGGGGACCACGCACTACGTGCGGCGCGAGACAGGCCGTATCCCGGTGGAGGGGACTGACACGACGACGGTGCGGCTGGCCGACAGCGATGAGGCCCGGTTGCTCGAAGTGGAGCAGCCGGCCGCGGTCGCCGTCGTACTGCACGTGGCCTTTGACCAGGACCATCGACCGCTCGTCTGCGAAGAAGGCGTGACGGCCTCTCATGTGTTCGAGCAGGTCGACAACTACCCCATGAGGTAG